The nucleotide window TGGAAGTGGGCGCTGGGCTTGTTCGTTCTGGCCGGACTTACCGACAACCTGGACGGCCTGCTGGCTCGCCTGCTCAAGCAGAAGACCGTGCTCGGCCAATACCTCGATCCCATTGCCGACAAGCTGTTGCTTTCGACGCTGTTCCTGGTGCTCTCGCTGGTTCAGAAGATCCCGTGGAAGTTCACCGTGCTGGTGTTCAGCCGCGACGTGGGCATTGTGGTGACCAGCGCCATCCTTTACGCCACCACGTCGCTGCGCGAGTTCCCGCCGAGTTTCCTGGGCAAGGCCAACACCGGCGCGCAGATCGTGACGCTATTCTTCGTGCTGCTGCGCGAAGTGCGGCCGGAGAACTGGGTAGCCAGCGCTGCCGTCGTCGGGCTCTGGGCCACCCTGGCCTTCACCGTGCTTTCCGGGCTGCATTACATCGTCATCGTGAATCGACGCTTGCGGGCCGCTGGCAGCGAAGCCGGCGCCACCAGCGGGCAGACGCCTGCCGGCTCGTAACGAATCCTCCGACTTGGGCCGGTTTCGGACTGTTTGACCGCTTTTCGAGCCTGCCCCTAGAATCGAAGATTCTGCCGGCGGCATCCACATCCCCCATGGCGATGCATCTGTTCAACACGCTCAGCGGCCGAGAGGAGGAGCTCCAGCCCCTCGAAGCCGGCCACGTGCGCATGTACGCCTGCGGCCCGACGGTCTACGACTACGCCCATATCGGCAACTTCCGCACCTTCGTGTTCATGGACGTGTTGCGGCGCTTTTTGCAGCAGAGCGGCTACAAGCTCACCCACGTCATGAATGTCACCGACGTGGACGACAAGATCATCCAG belongs to Terriglobales bacterium and includes:
- a CDS encoding CDP-alcohol phosphatidyltransferase family protein translates to MISQLRTFPNQLTLLRLIFIPFIVIAILDDEWKWALGLFVLAGLTDNLDGLLARLLKQKTVLGQYLDPIADKLLLSTLFLVLSLVQKIPWKFTVLVFSRDVGIVVTSAILYATTSLREFPPSFLGKANTGAQIVTLFFVLLREVRPENWVASAAVVGLWATLAFTVLSGLHYIVIVNRRLRAAGSEAGATSGQTPAGS